The DNA region GGCGTGCCCACCGGGTTCGCCGACCTCGACAAGGTGACCAACGGCTTCCATCCCGGCCAAATGATTATCGTCGCAGCCCGCCCCGGCGTCGGGAAATCCACCCTCGCATTAGACTTCCTGCGGTCCTGCTCGGTGCAGAACGGCCTGGCCAGCGCCTTGTTCTCCCTGGAGATGAGCAAGATGGAGATCGTCATGAAACTCCTCTCCGCCGAGGCGCGGATCCGTCTCGCCGACATGCGCTCGGGCCGGATGAGCGACGACGACTGGAGCCGCCTCGCCCGGCGGATGAGCCAAATCAGCGAGGCGCCCCTGTTCATCGACGACTCGCCGAACCTCACCATCATGGAGATCCGCGCCAAAGCGCGCAGACTCAAGCAGCGCCATGACCTCAAGCTCGTCGTCGTCGACTACCTCCAGCTCATGACCTCCGGCAAAAAGGTGGAGTCCCGTCAGCAAGAAGTGTCCGAATTCTCCCGTCAGCTCAAACTGCTCGCCAAAGAGCTCGAAGTCCCCGTCGTCGCGCTCAGCCAGCTCAACCGCGGCCCCGAGCAGCGCACCGACAAACGGCCCATGGTCTCGGACCTGCGCGAGTCGGGCTCGTTGGAGCAGGACGCCGACATGGTGATCTTGGTGCACCGCCCGGACGCCATCGAGCCGGACGACCCCCGAGGCGGCGAGGCGGACCTCATCCTCGGCAAGCACCGAAACGGCCCGACCTGCACCATAACGGTCGCCCACCAGCTGCACGTCTCCCGGTTCGTGGACATGGCACGGGGCTGAAGGGCCTCTGGCGGGTCTCGTGGCCGCCGGTTTGGCGCCAATCAGTTTGGCGCAGTGTTGACGCCTCAATTCCCCGGGTGCGGTGTGCGTGTCGCATGGAGGAGCACACGAGTGTGCGATGATGAGGCATGGCGAAGGCCGATGATCTGTACCTGATGCAGTTGGAGTTGCAGAAGCGGACAAAGGCCAGCATGCAGGCCGTGGACCAGGGCTTCCAGGCGATTCGGGACGAGGAGCGTCGGCAGGCGGATCAGCGGGAGAAGCGGGCCGAGCAGGAAGCAGCGGCCACCCCTGAGGGAAGAGCCCGGGCGGCGTGGGACGCGGCCTCGGACCCGAGGCGCTGGGGCAGCTACGAGGACGAAGAGGGATAGTGATGGCGGACATGAGCAGCCCCGACGGGGTACGCCAGCTCGGCGACGCGTGGCTGCAAGCGAGCGGCGGGCTGCACGACCAGGCCACGGCGATACAGTCGTCCCCGCTCTTCCCGGCCAGTTTCGGGTCGCGCTACGCGGAGCAGGCCGCGGGGGTGCGCGAGGGGTTCGAGAAGATCGCCGACACCTGGCGCGGCTGGGGCGGGCATTGCGAGGGCTACGGCGGGAACCTCCACGGCGCCGTGAACACATACACCGGCGCCGACGAGGGCAACGCCTCCGAACTGGACATGCACTTCTGATGGCCGACACGGGCAAGGAGATCCTCGACAGCGGCCACGTGCCCGTGAACGGCCAACAGACGGAGGCGCTCGCGGCGCTGCGCCAGTACTTTGACATCCTGCTGCTGCACTGGGTCAGGCTCGCGGCCTGCGGTGTCAGTTTCGCCGGGCTCGACCCGAACAGGGGCGGCGGCTATTACACGCAGGCGTACCACGCCGAGGACGACATCGACCTCAAAGCATTCCGGGACACATCCCAGACGCTGCGCACCGCAGGCGCGGGCACACAGACGCAGCTCGACCTGATCGCACAGACCGAGAACCTGCACCACCACTGGAACGACCCCGCTAGCGACGCGGCCCTGCACAACTACCTGACCAACAAAGACCGCATGGAGCAGGACCAGAGCGATCTCGTCGCCCACCAGCAGAATATCGCGCAGGTGGCCGAGAACCTGCAGAAAGCGCTGGAAGCCAAACGCGACATGGCGGTCAACGCCGTCGACAAGCTGGTCAACCAGGCGCTGCGCAACAGCCCCGGGATTTCGAGAACCGGCTGCGCACCGCCTGCGAGTCGATGGAGTCCAACAACCAGGGCGGCGGCATCGGCGGCTTCGGCTTCCACCAGCACCTCTACCAGCACCACGGGGCCCCCGGCGAGAACTGGAACGCCAACGACGTGCGGGGCGACATCCAGAACAGCGTGGTGAACGCCTTCGCCCTGGTCTGCCAAGCCCTCGACAAAGCCGACAACGAGGTCAAAACCCACATCGAGGAGAACTACGACGTGCTCCTCAAAGCCCTCGACGCCCAAGGCGGGCCACCGCCGCCCCTCTCGGAGGAGGCGCTCGGGCGGGTCATGCCGAAGCTGGCCAAAGACCCGCAGAAGCTGCACGAATACTACGAGATGCTGCTACAGACGATGCGGGAGAACGGGATCGACGACCCGAAGGCGCAGATCACCTTCCTCGCCACACTCGCGGAAGAGTCCGACCAGTTCACGGCGCCAGGGCTCGAGGAGCTTTGGGACGAAAAATACGGGGACAACCCACCCTACGACGCCAGAGCACACTACTACCAGGTGGTGGACGGTCTCGAAGGGGACGACTGGGTGTACCACGGGCGGGGCTATATCCAGTTGACCAATCGCGCGAACTATCAGGCGGCTCAAGACTACCTCCGCCAGCACGGATACCCGAACATCGACCTCATGGGCCACCCCGAGCAGGCGTCGGACCCCAAAACCGCCGCAGCGACAGCCGGATGGTTCTGGAAGAACCACGGCGCCGACCTCAGCAGAGTCGCCGCTGCAGGAGATCCGAGCACGGCATTCACAAACGTGACGATGGGCGTCAACGGCGCTGTGAACGGAGAAGTCGCCCCAGCCGCGCAGTACCCGACAAGAGCCGAGTACTACAACGCGCTCGTCACGGAGTACCGGGAGATGCTCGCCGCAAGAGGGGTGCCCGAAAGCTCCCTGCCCACCACCATCGACACAGCCCCGAGGTACTGATGAGACTGACGCACACCTGGTTCTCGGCGCTGGCCGCCGCCTTCGCGCTCGCCAGCTGCCACGCTCCGGACGACGGCCAGGGCTCCTCGTCGAGCGCCCAGCACCACGCCGTGGGCGCATCGACCGCCGCGACAGCGCCGCTGCCGACAGACTTCCCTGGCATACCTGCGGGAGCGGTCGTCGCGTACCACGACGGCGACGGCGTCAAAGTCATCACCGCGATCCCAGCTGCTACGCAGGCGAGCTTCGGGGCGAAAGACACCGGAGCCCCGTCCTTCACCGCCGATGGGAAGCACGTGTTCGCGAGCGTCGGCAAGGCGAACAGGCAAGACGCTGATCAGATCTTGGACTTCGATGTGGCCACCCGGACCGTCAGATCCATCGCGTGCCCGTGCGCGAAGGCCGTGGCGGCAAGCGGCAGCATGCTTGTCTGGTGGGAAGACCCCGACCGCCTCATGAGTCTCGATCTGCGCGAGCCGGATCCGAAGCCAAAAATATTGCGCACCGTGCAGCTCCCGACCCCCGCCCCCGACAAAATCCAGGGCGAATTGTCATGGCAACCCAGCGGCACAGCCGTCATCGGCGCCAGCAGGGACATCGTGCTCATCGGCAGACTCCCCACGAAACCCCTTCCCACTGGAGGCCCGACCTACTTGTTCACTGTGCAGGACGATGGCACAGCCCGATCGCTCGGAGCGGCGAACTCCGATGGTCCGGTGACCCGCGCGCTCTTCAGCCCCGGCGGGAAACAATTCGCTTATATCGGCAGGTATCGGGCGAGCTCAAACTCCCGATCCGCGTCCGTGTCGATCGTCGACACCTCGACCTGGCAGACACAGACCCCGTCCATCGCAGACAGCTCCAGTCCGGGCGTCGTCCCCGGTGTGACCAGTCTCTGGTGGGATTCCGACGGAGCGCTCGACACCGTCTATTACAGCGACAAAGAAGGCTCGCCCAGCCCGATGACGACTGTCACCCCGCCGAACATCTGGACGCTCACCGACCAAACATGGAAGCAGATCGGCTTCGACGGGGAACGATGGTTGTACCACCTAGCTCCTGGCGCGATCTTGACGCTCGGGCGTTCCAACCCCAGGGACGAGCACAGCGTCAGCACGACCCTCTCCATGGAGGTCCAAGGGCGTCGCGCGCAGATCGCAGAGGGCGTCACAGCAGTTGCGGCGATGTCCGCAAGGCAATGACGGGGCCCGTCCTCGTCCGGTGACCAGCACAACGGTTGCCAAGCCTCGGACCATTGGCCGAGCAAGTGAGATTCAGCTCCCCCGGCGCGGCCGGGCCGGGATGTTCAGGGGCCACCAGAACCAGCGCCCGAGCAGGGACGCGATGGCGGGCGTCATGAACGATCGCACCACGAGGGTGTCGAAGAGCAGGCCCAGTCCGATGGTGGCCCCGCCTTGTCCGATCATGCGCAGGGAGCTTGTGGCCATGGAGCCCATGGTCACGGCGAAGACGAGGCCGGCTGCGGTGACCACGCCGCCGGTGGCGCCCATCGCGCGGACGAGGCCGGTGCGCATGCCCGCTCCCAGTTCCTCTTTGAACCGGGAGACCACGAGGAGGTTGTAGTCCGATCCGACGGCGAGCAGGATGATGACGGAGAAGGCCAGGACGATCCAGTGCAGCTTGATCCCGAGGATGTGCTGCCAGAGGAGCACGGACAGCCCGAAGGAGGCGCCGAGGGACAGGAGCACCGTGCCGACGATGACGAGCGACGCGATGAGCGCTCTCGTGACGACGAGCATGACGATCAGGATCAGGGTGATCGCCGCGACGCCGGCGATGAGCAGGTCGTAGAAGGACCCTTTCTGGATGTCTTTGAATGTGGCCGCTGTGCCGCTGAGGAAAAGCTGCGCCCCGGCGAGGGGGGTGCCTCGGACGGCGTCGCGGGCGGCTTGCCGTTCGGCGTCGACATGCGAGACGCCCTCAGGGGTGGCCGGGTCGTTGTCGTGGGTGATGATG from Segniliparus rotundus DSM 44985 includes:
- the dnaB gene encoding replicative DNA helicase; its protein translation is MPMPVGESRERVGLVRAEDAPREDHGLGSAVASRDRGPSSDGPYDAGRQPPQDAVAEQSVLGGMLLSKDAIADVLEHVQGKDFYRPAHQLVFDAILELFGRGEPADAVLVAAELERKGHLGRIGGAPYLHTLISSVPTAANASYYAEIVAEKAIMRRLVEAGTRIVQYGYGGADGQDAAEVVDRAQAEIFDVTQRKRADEVVALEDLLQPTMDEIDSIASRGGISLGVPTGFADLDKVTNGFHPGQMIIVAARPGVGKSTLALDFLRSCSVQNGLASALFSLEMSKMEIVMKLLSAEARIRLADMRSGRMSDDDWSRLARRMSQISEAPLFIDDSPNLTIMEIRAKARRLKQRHDLKLVVVDYLQLMTSGKKVESRQQEVSEFSRQLKLLAKELEVPVVALSQLNRGPEQRTDKRPMVSDLRESGSLEQDADMVILVHRPDAIEPDDPRGGEADLILGKHRNGPTCTITVAHQLHVSRFVDMARG
- a CDS encoding glycoside hydrolase family 19 protein, which encodes MESNNQGGGIGGFGFHQHLYQHHGAPGENWNANDVRGDIQNSVVNAFALVCQALDKADNEVKTHIEENYDVLLKALDAQGGPPPPLSEEALGRVMPKLAKDPQKLHEYYEMLLQTMRENGIDDPKAQITFLATLAEESDQFTAPGLEELWDEKYGDNPPYDARAHYYQVVDGLEGDDWVYHGRGYIQLTNRANYQAAQDYLRQHGYPNIDLMGHPEQASDPKTAAATAGWFWKNHGADLSRVAAAGDPSTAFTNVTMGVNGAVNGEVAPAAQYPTRAEYYNALVTEYREMLAARGVPESSLPTTIDTAPRY